The DNA region CGGCGGCGCGGTGGTGTACGTGCGCCACGAGGCCGGCGGGCGGATGGCGCTGGTGCGGCGGAGCCTCCCGCCCGCGCCCATGGTCCCCGAGGACGTGACGCTCCGTGAACGGCGCGACGAGCTGGCGGTCCCTCCTCCCGCGCAGGTCGAGGTGCTGTTCGCCCGCCCCGGCGCGCAGGTCTACGCGCCCGCGCCGTCGCCCTCGCCCGACGGCCAGCGGATCGCGTTCGAGCTGCAGGAGGGCGGGCGGCGCGATCTCGCGCTGTGGGAGCACGGCGAGCTCCGGCGCGTCACCGACGACGACGCCCTCGACACCGGGCCCGCCTGGACGCCCGACGGCAGGTACCTCCTGTTCGCCTCCGACCGCGGCGGCGTCTACGACCTGTACGCGTGGGAAGCCGCCACCGGTGCGATCCGCCAGGTGACGAACGTGGAGACCGGCGCGTTCCAGCCCGCCGTGTCGCCCGACGGGAAGACCATCGCGTTCGTCACGTTCGGCCGCGACGGCTACGACGTGGCGACCGTGCCGTTCGATCCCGCCACCTGGCTCGACCCGACCCCCTCGCAGCCCGCGCCCGCGGCAAGCGCCGTGCCCCCCGGGGCGCCCGCGCCCCTGCCCTCGCGTCCGTACCGCGCGCTCGAGACCGTCGGCCCGAGGTGGTGGCTGCCGCTGTGGGGCAGCGACGGCGCCGGGAGCATCTACGGCGCCATGACCGGCGGCACCGACGTGCTCGCGCGGCACGCGTGGGCGCTGCAGGCGTGGTGGAGCGAGGGCGGGCGCGAGCCCGGGTACGCGTTCTCGTACCAGGGCGGCTGGTCGTGGCCGACGATCGATCTCTCGTCGGTGCGGTACTTCGACTCCGCGCCCGGCGGCCGCGGCGTCGAGTCGGTGTGGACGCCGCTCGCCGCCGGCCTCGGCTTCACGTTCCCCGGGCTCGCCGACACGCTCAGCTTCCGGCTCGGCTGGGCCGGGACGTCGTACGACGTGCTCGGCGAGACGCGCCGCGCGCCCACCTCGGACTGGCTCGAGTGGCGCGACGGGTATCTCTCCGAGGCGTCCTTCCGCGCCGTGTACAGCGACGCGCGCCGCTACGTGCGCTCCATCTCGCCCGAGGAGGGCCGGACCGTGGCGCTGACCGTGCGCGCCGCCGACCCCACCATCGGCAGCGACTTCGGCCTCGCGCGGGCGCGCCTGAGCGTCGCCCAGTACCTGCGGGTCCCCGGCACGCGCCACACCGTGCTCGCGCTCCGGCTCGCCGGCGGCGTGGCGGAAGGGTCCATCGGCGGGCGGGCGCCGTACGAGCTCGGCGGGGCCGCCACGGTGGACCCCGTGGCCGTGGTGATGCAGACCGCCGGCGTCGCGCCAGACCAGCTCCGCGGCTACCCGTACGGCTGGCTCGCCGGGACCGCGTTCGCGCTCGGGAACCTCGAGCTGCGCGTCCCGCTGCTCGCGCCCGTGCGCGGGTACTCCACCTGGCCCGTGTTCCTGCGGCGGGTGCACGGCAGCGTGTTCGTGGACGCCGGCGACGCGTTCGACCTCCCCGGCGAGCTGCCCTTCGCCGGCCACCCGTTCTCGTGGAAGGAGGTGCGCTTCGCCGCCGGCGCCGAGCTCCGCGCCGAGCTCGTGCTCGGGTACTGGCTGCGGACCGACCTGCGCCTCGGCCTCGCCCACGGGTTCGGCCGGCTGCTGGCTGGAGAGTGGCGCGAGCCCGGCGTGGACCCCGTCACCGCGTACGTCACGGTTGGCCAGTCGTTCTAGCCGGGCCCGGATCCCGGTCCCGATCCCGACCCCGGGAACTTCCACACGAGCGCGTGCGGCGCCCGGCCGCGCACGCGCAGGAAGCCCCCGTGGACCGCGACGAGGTGGTGCGGCGCGCAGAGCGAGGCGAGGTTCCAGGGTTCGTCCGGTCCGCCCCGGGCGCGCTGCCACACGTGGTGCGCGTGGTCCGCCGCGCGCGTGCACCCCGGGACCAGGCAGCGCCCGCCGTCGCGCTCCAGGACCCGCCGCGCCCGCGTGCGCCGGCCGCGCAGCAGCGGTTTCCAGGTGTCGATGAAGTGCCGCGCGATGATCCCCAGGCACTCGCCGTCCCGGACCCGGCTCCCCGCGGCCAGGCGGGCCGCGCCCAGGGCCGCGTCGAGCAGCTCCACCACGCCCGCGGGCAGCCGGGCCTTCCACGCCCGGCGTGAACACATCTGCGCGTCCTCGGCTGCCTCCGCCTCGCGCCGGAGGGCCGCACAGGGCGTGGTCTCCGCGCGCGCGATCCACGCCTCGACCGTGTCCTCGTCCGCCGCGCTCGCGATGACGACCGCCTTCCCGTAGCTCACGCGCCCCTCCGCGAGGGCGGCCCGGAGCGGCGGCAGCTCGTACAGGCGCCGCTCGAGCGCGATGCGCTGCTCGACCGCGCGGAGCGACATGCCCAGCCGCTCGGCGCAGTAGTGGCCGAAGGAGGCGAAGCCCGCCTCGCGCCAGAGGCCCAGCGTGCGCATGAGCAGGCCCAGGTGGCCCACCAGCGCGTCCCAGCGCGTGCGCATCGCCGCCCACTCGCGCAGGCGCGCGTCCAGCGCATGCACGTCGCCCGGCGCCAGCGCGTCCCCCAGCTCCGGCGCCGGCAGCGGCTCCAGCCGCTCCAGGTAGCTCCAGCGCTCCGTTTCCTGCTCCAGCGCGAGCCGCGCCGCGTCCCACCACTCGCTGCCCCGGCCCCACGGAGCGCCTTCCAGCGCGCCCGCCGCCGCGGCCGCGGCCTCCGGGTCGAGGTCCTCGAGGCGAAGCCGCTCCGGCTCCGGGTGCGAGCCGAGGTACTCCTGGCAGATCGCCTCGAGCCGTTGCCACGGCTGCGCCGTCGCGCCCAGCGAGGCGCCCGCCAGCGAGAGCGCCTCGCGGAGCGCCGCGCGGTCCGGCTCGGAGATCTCGAGCTCCAGCGGCACCAGCCGTTCGGCGGCCTCCCCCACGTCCGCCGTGCCGCGGCCGCCGCTTGCCTCGTCCCGCACCGCCACCGCGAGCGCCCGGACCGTCTCGACCCGCGCCCGCGCCACCCAGCGCTCCTCGTCCGGTCCCCGCGCCACGCCCAGGACCGCCTGCGCCTTGCGCAGCGTCACCTCGCCCGCGCGCACCGCCGCGTCGAGCAGCGGGCGCTCGTCCAGGCCGGCCGAGAGCCGCGCCAGCCGCCGGGAGGTGGACTCCGGGAGTCCCAGCCGCTCGCGCGCGTAGTCGCCCAGGCTCGAGTAGCCCAGCCGCAGCGGACCGCCGGCCTTCTCGATCGCACGCAGCCCCCGGCCCAGCGCCACGTCCAGCGCCCCCGCGCCCCGGGCCACCCATGCCAGCAACCCGTCGATCAGCTCCGCCGCCTCCGGCCGGAGGACGAACCGCCGCTCGGTCGGCCGCGGAACCTCCAGCACCCAGGCCTGCGCCGCGAGCGCCTCCAGTCCCGGCGGGCAGTCAAGCGGCTGGATTTCCTGGCGAACGTTCGCGTCCACGCCACGAGGCGTAGCACGCGCGTCTGACACTCGGAGCGAAGGCCGCGGAGTCGCGGATGGGTCAGGCCGGCCGCGGCGCCCGGATGGCCCGGACGATGCGGAACGGCGCCGAGACCAGCGTGCGGGCGAGCTGCCAGGTGTCGCGGACCAGGTCGGAGAGGATGTCGGAGAGCGCCTCCTCGTGGATCTCCTCCAGGCGCTCCTGCTCCGCCGCCTCCGCCCGCTCGATCGCGTTCTCGGCCGCCATCTGCACGACCCGCTCGCGCTCCGCCTCCCGGGCCTCCCGCGACTGGGCCGCAGCGTCGCCCACGAAGCGCTTGCCCGGCGCAGAACGCCGCACCTCCACCCGCTGCTGCGCCAGCACCTGCTTCGCTGCCCCCGGCCGATTCTTGACCGCCATGGACGGAAGCTAGGCGCGCCCCCGCCCCCGCGCGACCGCCCGCGGCCCAGGCCTGCGAGCCCTTGCGGCCCGCCGTGGGCGATGCTAGAAAACGCGCGCTTCTGCAGGGCCGCCGACATAGCTCAGCTGGTAGAGCAACTGATTCGTAATCAGTAGGTCCCCAGTTCAAGTCTGGGTGTCGGCTCCAGATTCCGCAACAAAATCAGAAGGTTCGAAGGCCCGCTTGGTTCACACTGAGCGGGCCTTCGTGCATCCACAACCCACCTACAACCCACCGCCTGCCCGGCTACTAGGGCGGCGTGACCAAGTAGTTTTCTCGGCGCACCGGTGCCCGCGTCGAGCCCTCCGCGAACCTCGCGTTGCCGCGAGACGTGCGCGAGTCGCGGTGTCAGACGCACCGGGTAGAACGGCACCCGCAGGCTGGTCCTCCCCTGCCCTCGGAGTCGTCCATGGCAACGACGCGGTTCCACTTCGCGGCCCTCCTGAAGAAGGTGAACCCTTCCGACGAGCGGCTGGAGGTCGCGCAGGACCGGCCCGGCGAGGTCCGCGACTGGCTGAAGGATCACGAGTTCGCGACGAAGAGCCCGCACTCCCGTCTGTCCGGCTCGTACGCACGCGACACCGCGATCCTCGACATCAAGGACGTGGACGTCCTCGTGTTCCTGCCGGACGACCAGCTCGACCGGACGCCGAACGCGGTCTTGCTGGAGGTGAAGAAGGTGCTCGACGGGTACCCCGGCGCGAACGTCGAGACTTCGGGCCAGCGGCGGTCCGTCCGCATGGATTTCCCGGACGAGAACCTGCGCCTCGACATCGTGCCCGTCGTCGCGAAGGACGGGCTGG from Anaeromyxobacter dehalogenans 2CP-C includes:
- a CDS encoding BamA/TamA family outer membrane protein codes for the protein MTAPAPRDARPAGRAPPRRAPGAAIAVAVAVAVALACAAALALLPAAARAQLYDPAFRWRTIETPHFRVHHHQGEEALAQEVARAAERAHAILSPVLGFAPRERTEVVLSDDTDDANGLATPLPYDTIRLYAVPPPGLSELNDYRDWVSSLVFHEYVHILHLDHVGGLPALANMVFGKLFVPNGLTPSWMAEGLAVLHEADGEAVAGTGRNASAIHDMYARALALDGPFPRLDQISNPMLEWPLGSAPYLLGGRFMAFLRARYGDAAIAAFVADQGSQVWPYAPSWAGARAFDGRDFPSLWAEYAEEERRHAEAVRARVHERPVTVPTRLTRAGGRVETPRWSPDGSYLAYQKRDLDRRPGTYRVTPAGADLGLAITVDANGALSLASPREAVVAIGEVWRLHRTYDDLWAVDLVRGARRRLTDGERAGDPAVVPGGGAVVYVRHEAGGRMALVRRSLPPAPMVPEDVTLRERRDELAVPPPAQVEVLFARPGAQVYAPAPSPSPDGQRIAFELQEGGRRDLALWEHGELRRVTDDDALDTGPAWTPDGRYLLFASDRGGVYDLYAWEAATGAIRQVTNVETGAFQPAVSPDGKTIAFVTFGRDGYDVATVPFDPATWLDPTPSQPAPAASAVPPGAPAPLPSRPYRALETVGPRWWLPLWGSDGAGSIYGAMTGGTDVLARHAWALQAWWSEGGREPGYAFSYQGGWSWPTIDLSSVRYFDSAPGGRGVESVWTPLAAGLGFTFPGLADTLSFRLGWAGTSYDVLGETRRAPTSDWLEWRDGYLSEASFRAVYSDARRYVRSISPEEGRTVALTVRAADPTIGSDFGLARARLSVAQYLRVPGTRHTVLALRLAGGVAEGSIGGRAPYELGGAATVDPVAVVMQTAGVAPDQLRGYPYGWLAGTAFALGNLELRVPLLAPVRGYSTWPVFLRRVHGSVFVDAGDAFDLPGELPFAGHPFSWKEVRFAAGAELRAELVLGYWLRTDLRLGLAHGFGRLLAGEWREPGVDPVTAYVTVGQSF
- a CDS encoding HNH endonuclease signature motif containing protein, which codes for MDANVRQEIQPLDCPPGLEALAAQAWVLEVPRPTERRFVLRPEAAELIDGLLAWVARGAGALDVALGRGLRAIEKAGGPLRLGYSSLGDYARERLGLPESTSRRLARLSAGLDERPLLDAAVRAGEVTLRKAQAVLGVARGPDEERWVARARVETVRALAVAVRDEASGGRGTADVGEAAERLVPLELEISEPDRAALREALSLAGASLGATAQPWQRLEAICQEYLGSHPEPERLRLEDLDPEAAAAAAGALEGAPWGRGSEWWDAARLALEQETERWSYLERLEPLPAPELGDALAPGDVHALDARLREWAAMRTRWDALVGHLGLLMRTLGLWREAGFASFGHYCAERLGMSLRAVEQRIALERRLYELPPLRAALAEGRVSYGKAVVIASAADEDTVEAWIARAETTPCAALRREAEAAEDAQMCSRRAWKARLPAGVVELLDAALGAARLAAGSRVRDGECLGIIARHFIDTWKPLLRGRRTRARRVLERDGGRCLVPGCTRAADHAHHVWQRARGGPDEPWNLASLCAPHHLVAVHGGFLRVRGRAPHALVWKFPGSGSGPGSGPG